A DNA window from Camelina sativa cultivar DH55 chromosome 17, Cs, whole genome shotgun sequence contains the following coding sequences:
- the LOC104757788 gene encoding uncharacterized protein LOC104757788 isoform X1, protein MEPPEDGKSNFAKELYGESLKLSTHGGNVDHSLEDSDDPFYGSSDEEYSEARVLDHDNKLRREKFHTAGYREGIAAGQEAIAQEGYNFGYKESVLDGYKFGIVRGVSSALAFLPDELREKVIDEQETREKFQKLHSSVHGISTEAAMKLFYGALTSKEGEEKSGAEGSDSGSGSGSGSGVNATTDLGSYVTELNSLLDKSPKIEVKLDT, encoded by the exons ATGGAGCCTCCGGAag ATGGGAAATCTAATTTCGCCAAAGAGCTTTATGGTGAAAGTTTGAAGCTTTCGACACATGGTG gtaATGTTGATCACAGTCTTGAGGATTCAGATGATCCCTTTTACGGAAGTTCAGATGAAGAATATAGTGAAGCTCGCGTGTTGGACCATGATAATAAGTTGAGACGTGAGAAATTCCACACg GCTGGATACCGTGAAGGGATTGCTGCTGGGCAAGAAGCTATTGCGCAGGAAGGTTATAACTTTGGCTATAAGGAATCGGTTCTTGATGGCTACAAGTTTGGAATTGTTAGAGGTGTTTCCAG TGCACTGGCTTTCCTACCTGATGAGCTAAGAGAAAAAGTGATCGATGAACAAGAAACTAGAGAGAAGTTTCAAAAATTACACAGTTCTGTTCATGGTATCTCAACGGAAGCCGCAATGAAGCTGTTTTATGGAGCTCTGACTTCAAAGGAAGGGGAAGAGAAGAGTGGAGCAGAAGGTTCTGACTCTGgttctggttctggttctgGTTCGGGTGTTAACGCCACAACTGACTTGGGAAGCTATGTTACTGAGCTAAACTCTCTTCTTGACAAATCTCCTAAGATTGAAGTTAAATTGGACACATAA
- the LOC104757788 gene encoding uncharacterized protein LOC104757788 isoform X2: MEPPEDGKSNFAKELYGESLKLSTHGNVDHSLEDSDDPFYGSSDEEYSEARVLDHDNKLRREKFHTAGYREGIAAGQEAIAQEGYNFGYKESVLDGYKFGIVRGVSSALAFLPDELREKVIDEQETREKFQKLHSSVHGISTEAAMKLFYGALTSKEGEEKSGAEGSDSGSGSGSGSGVNATTDLGSYVTELNSLLDKSPKIEVKLDT, from the exons ATGGAGCCTCCGGAag ATGGGAAATCTAATTTCGCCAAAGAGCTTTATGGTGAAAGTTTGAAGCTTTCGACACATG gtaATGTTGATCACAGTCTTGAGGATTCAGATGATCCCTTTTACGGAAGTTCAGATGAAGAATATAGTGAAGCTCGCGTGTTGGACCATGATAATAAGTTGAGACGTGAGAAATTCCACACg GCTGGATACCGTGAAGGGATTGCTGCTGGGCAAGAAGCTATTGCGCAGGAAGGTTATAACTTTGGCTATAAGGAATCGGTTCTTGATGGCTACAAGTTTGGAATTGTTAGAGGTGTTTCCAG TGCACTGGCTTTCCTACCTGATGAGCTAAGAGAAAAAGTGATCGATGAACAAGAAACTAGAGAGAAGTTTCAAAAATTACACAGTTCTGTTCATGGTATCTCAACGGAAGCCGCAATGAAGCTGTTTTATGGAGCTCTGACTTCAAAGGAAGGGGAAGAGAAGAGTGGAGCAGAAGGTTCTGACTCTGgttctggttctggttctgGTTCGGGTGTTAACGCCACAACTGACTTGGGAAGCTATGTTACTGAGCTAAACTCTCTTCTTGACAAATCTCCTAAGATTGAAGTTAAATTGGACACATAA